Part of the Sinorhizobium terangae genome is shown below.
GCAATCCTCACACTGAAACGCGACGGTTATCGCTTCGTCGCGTTGCAGGATCTGCCGGAAAGCCTGGTGCTCGGCGACCCACGGCCCGTCGCTTGCTTCACGCTCGATGACGGCTACCGCAACAATCTCGAATATGCACTGCCGGTTTTCGAGCAACACGGCGTGCCATTCACCGTCTTCGTCTCCGGCGGCTATGTCGATCGCACCCACACGCTCTGGTGGGAAACGCTTGCCGACATGCTCTCACCCGTAAGGGATTTCCGTTTCGACTTCGGCTCCGGTATCGAGGCCATGAGAGCCGTAAGCAATGCCGAAAAGCAGGCCGTGTTCGACCGCATCTCCGCCTATGTTCGAGGTCACGACGAGGAGGGCGCCGTCGGCAAACTGAATGAGCTGGCGTGTGCCCAAGGCATTGATCCCCTTGCGATCACCACACGTCTGACGCTCGATGCCGCAGGGCTGCGTTGCCTGCTGCAGAACCCGCTGGCAAACCTCGGCGCGCATACGATCAGCCATCGCGCACTGGCGCCGCTGAGCGACGCGGAGGCGCAGCGGGAGATGTCGGAATCCGCCGCGCGTGTCGAGGCCATCGCCGGCCGTTGGCCGGCGACCTTCGCCTATCCCTATGGGGACAGGCATGCCGTCTCGGAACGCGACTGTCGTCTGGCCGAACGGCTCGGCTTCACGGTGGCGGTGACGACACAGCCCGCCACGCTTTCAGCCGACACCGTTTCAAATCTCCATACGCTGCCGCGAATCTCGCTCAATGGGCATTTCCAGAGCCGCCGCCACGTCACGGCGCTTGCCTCCGGAATTCCCTTTCGGCTGATGGCGGGATAATCCGTCGGCGCATCACGAATACATCTTCACGGATACATCCGAACCTTTGCCCAGCCGCCCTCCGGTGTTTGGCGACGGAACTCCACGCGGTCATGCAGCCGGAAGGGCCGGTCGTGCCAGAATTCGATCGAGGTTGGGCAGATGCGGAAGCCGGACCAGTATTCCGGGCGCGGGATTTCGCCGATGGCGTGGCGTGCCGTGTATTCGGCGACCGCCTTTTCCAGAGCGAAACGGCTTTCCAGCGGACGCGATTGCTTCGAAGCCCAGGCGCCGATGCGGCTCCCGCGCGGCCGGCTCCTGAAATACTCGTCCGCTTCTTCGTCGGAGACGATTTCGACCGGACCGCGAATTCGCACCTGCCGGCGCAACGATTTCCAGTGGAAGCACATGGCGGCTTTCCGGGCGGAAAGAATTTCACGGCCTTTCTGACTTTCGAAATTCGTGTAGAAGACGAAACCGCGTTCATCGAATCCCTTGAGCAGCACCATGCGGACGTTGGGCAGCCCATCCGGATCGACGGTCGCAAGCGCCACGGCGTTCGGATCGTTGATCTCGTTCTCTTCGGCGTCTTTCAACCATGTGCCAAAAAGGGAAAAAGGTTCGTTTGCTTCGGTGAAGTCACCGGTTATTAACTCATTCGCGGTCATAGTGCCTTCCAATGCCGTGATATCTGGCGCGGGACGCCTCGGGATGAGCCCGGTCGGTGTTTCCGCATCGAAAAGTGTCAGAGCCTGCCTGTGGACTTCCTCGGAAAACGTGCAGCTCTTGCGAGTCTGACAGGATTGCCGTGCAAGACATAGCAAAGTCGATCGATGGCAAGAAGGGATTTTCCTTCGCCTTGCTGCGCAGTGGAATGCTTTGCATGACACTTCTCGCCCTGCCGGGGTGCATGGGCGCGGGCCTCGACCTCTTTGGCGGTCCAAGCGTCGACCGTGTATCGACGGGAACCGTACCGGTCGCGAAAACCGCGGATGGTCTCTCGGACGCCGTCGCCGTGCGCAACGCCGTTTCCTCCGCCGATATCAGTCAGGGTGGCGACAGCCCGATTCCGTGGGCGAACGCGAGGTCCGGCAGCGCAGGCGTGATCAGTGCCATCCAGGAAGACCGTGCAAGCGGAATGCTCTGCCGGCGCTTCACCACGACCCGTCACTCCTTTGAAGGCATAGCGAAGTTTGATGGCAGCGCTTGCCAGCTCGGCAATGGCGAGTGGTACCTGACGAGCTTCGGCCCCCAGGACTGAAAATCCTCGATTAACCACGTTGTTTCAAAGCCGCGGAAAAGCGTCGCGACCGAAACGCTCGCTCCGACGCCGCATGCGTCGACTAACCGATATTTAGCAACTTCTCCAGATCATCGCCGAGAGAAGAAAACGGCAAGCCCGGCGTTCTTCCAATGGTCAGCACAAGGCGAGCATCAGGGAGAGGCCGCCGGTCGGAGAAGATGGTGACGAACCATGCGTGATCCCTATGCAATTCTCGGCGTGCGCCGCAATGCCGGGCAGGATGAGATCAAGGCCGCTTGGCGATCCGTGGCCAAAGCCGTGCACCCGGACCACAACCAGGACGATCCCTTGGCAACACAGCGCTTTGCCGAGGCGGGAAAGGCTTACGAACTGCTGCGCGATCCGGTGCTGAGGAGCCGTTACGATCGCGTTCGGCGTGAAGCCGAGCTGCGCCGCATGGAAGCGATGAAGCAGAAGATGCGTGGGCCGGAACCTGCCGAGGAACCGGTCGATGCCGAAACGGCGGAAGAGGCGATCTCGCGCATCTTCGGTGTCGAACCGCAGGCTCAGCCATCTCCCTCAAAACCAAAAGCAGCGCCTCAGCGGCCAGTCGACAAGGGCGAGGCGCCGGCGGACACCAGGACCGAGGCGGTCGCGGATTCGAAACGCGAGGAAGCGTCCAGGCTCGAAGCAACGGCCCTCCGGCGCTCCGCTGCACCGGCGGCGGATTTGGTCGCCGCGATCGTACGGCGAATTCGCGGTCGCATTGCAAAGCCTGCCGAGAAGGTGCCGGATCTGGCGGTCGACGTGAATGTGAGCATCGAGCAAGTCGTCAATCGCGCCCGGCTATCCGTCGAGCTTCCGGACGGCGAAACCGTGAAGCTCTCGATCCCGCCCGGCACAACCGACGGCCAGGCCATCCGGCTCAAGGAGCAGGGATACCGGGTGACGGGCATGGCGCGCGGCGATGTCCTGGCGACATTGCGGATCAACCAGGAGGGGCCGTTTCGAACGCAAGGTCTCGACCTGGTGACCACCCTGCCGCTCGATCTTGAAGATGCGGTGCTCGGCTGTGACACTGTCTTAGAAACGCCAAGCGGGTCGGTTACGGTTACCGTCCCGGCGTGGTCCGGATCCGACAAGGTGATCCGAATTGCCGGCGCGGGCTTGCGCGGTGCGGATGGAGAAGCCGGGGATCTGCTTGTCGAACTGCGACTGATGCTTCGCGAAAAGCCGGACGACAAGGTAACGGACCTGATGCGGTCCTTGCGCCATGGCCTTTATCTGTGACGGTTTTCTGACAAGCTGAACCAATATTACGGGGACTAACAGTTCCTGATCTGCGCCGCGCTTGAACCGTTTTAACGGCTATGCCATAGGCAAATGCTCGACAATTTGCCGCACTGCACAGACGCTTGTGCGGCGGCGTTGACATTCATGAACTCTCGCATCGGCGGCGGCCGGTGCAGCAGACAGTATTGGGGACATTCCATGGCTCAGGCATCGGGTCTGATGAATGGCAAGCGCGGCGTCATCATGGGCGTCGCAAACAACCGCTCGATTGCATGGGGCATCGCAAAGGCTTGCTCGGAAGCGGGCGCTGAAATCGCACTGACCTGGCAGGGCGACGCACTGAAGAAGCGTGTCGAACCATTGGCGCAGGAACTGGGCGCCTTCATGGCGGGTCACTGCGATGTGACCGACCTTGCAACAATAGACGCCGTTTTCTCAACCCTCGAAGAGAAGTGGGGCAAGATCGACTTCGTCGTGCATGCCATCGCCTTCTCCGACAAGGATGAACTGACAGGGCGCTACCTCGAAACGAGCCGCGACAACTTCGCGCGTACGATGGATATTTCCGTCTATTCCTTCACGGCTGTTGCCGCACGTGCCGAGCGCATCATGAACGACGGCGGCTCGATGCTGACGCTGACCTACTACGGTGCTGAGAAGGTGATGCCGCATTACAATGTCATGGGCGTTGCCAAGGCGGCGCTCGAGGCGAGCGTGCGCTATCTTGCAGTCGATGTGGGCAACCGCGGTATCCGCGTCAACGCGATCTCGGCCGGTCCGATCAAGACGCTTGCCGCATCCGGCATCGGCGACTTCCGCTACATACTCAAATGGAACGAGTACAATGCGCCGTTGAAGCGTACCGTCTCGATCGAGGAAGTCGGCAATTCGGCGCTCTATCTGCTCTCCGATCTTTCGAGCGGCGTCACCGGCGAAGTGCACCACGTCGATTCCGGTTATCATACGGTCGGCATGAAGGCTGTCGATGCACCGGACATTTCCGTTCTGAAGGACTGATTTCCTTTTTTGATGCGACGGCGGTGGTGACAGCTCGCCCGGAGTGAACGCTGTGCTCGTCTACATGGTTCGGCATGGACAAACGGATTGGAATGCCGAAAGCCGTCTGCAGGGACAAAAGGACATCCCCCTCAACGAAACCGGTCGCCGGCAGGCGACCGGGAACGGCCTCGCCCTGGCAGAGATCCTAGGGCGCGAAGCCAACAACTTCGATTTCGTTGCCAGTCCGCTCGGCCGCACACGCGAGACGATGGAGCGCCTGCGGCACGCCATGGGGCTCGACCCGCTCTCCTACCGGACCGACGACAGGCTGAAGGAAGTCTCCTTCGGCGACTGGGAAGGTTACACCCTGCCCGAATTGAAGCGCCAGGTACCACAGCGCATCGCCGAACGGCGCGTTGCCAAATGGGATTTCATCCCGCCCGGCCAAGACGCGGAAAGCTACGAAATTCTCTCATGGCGCGTCGGCGCCTGGTTGAAGGGCGTGATGCGGCCGACGGTCTGCGTCACGCATGGCGGCGTCATTCGCGTGCTGTTCAAGCTTCTCGGAGAAATGAGCGCCGACGAAGCGGCGGCTTCCGCCATTCCGCAAGACCGGCTGCTGAAGATAGCTGACGGGTCGATCGGCTGGGTCTAAAGCGCGTCGCGTTCAATCGGACATGCGACGCGCGCTTCTTGCAAAGGTGCTACAGCAGCGTCCTTGGTGCATCTTTTGAGACGCGCGGCGCTAAAAGACGGGCCTGATCACGGCTACTGGACGATCTCCAGGTCGTTGATGACGCGTTTGCCATCGATTTCGGTATAGAAGACGAGAACCTTGACGCCTGCCTCAAGGCCTTCAAAGTTGAATTCCTCGGGAGCCTGATAGCTCTTGCCGTCATCGAGCGAGAGGCTCAGGCGCTCGGTGTCCACGCTGGTGATCACCGCCTCCACATCGGCGCTTTCGGCATGCGCGGAAAGCGGAGAGAGCAAACCTGCAGTGGCCATGAGTGCGGCAATGACAAATCGCATCTTTCTTGCCCTCCTCAATGATTCCGCGAATATTTTTGTCATCACCATTTGATCCCTGATTGTGGCAAAAGTTGCCTTAAACCGTTGCTTTAGCGCAACTGTCGGCTGGTTTAGGACAGTGCAGCCGACGATCGGAGAGTGGACGCCGCCGCGGCGAATTTCAAGCCAACGAGGCTGATCGGCTGCCCGGCGGATGGACGTTGTCGCCACGTTTTCCAGTGAAATTTTTGCGAAAGCCTATTTTAAGACTCCAAGGCTACCGTGCGCCGCGGGGATTGGGGAAATCAATTGAGTATCATCGTCGCTCTGTGCCGCCGCGTTCGTGCGATTGCCGATTTTGCGAAGCCGTCGTTCATTCCGGCGTTGATCGCAGGTGCCGTGGTCTTCATCGGTGGCAATATCTATGAGCGCCAACACCGCGAGAACTTCCGCAAAGACCTCAAGGTCGATGTCGAAAACGAATTAAGCCTGATTGCGGGGCGTTTCCGCGGGGTATTCAAAACCAATATCGCTGCACTCAATGGGCTGGCGAATGCGATTGCCGTCCAACCGGCGATGACGGAAGGCGATTTCAGCAAGCTGGCTTCGAAGCTGCTCCTGCAAAATCCTCAGCTCATTCGTGTTTCCGCGGCACCGGCGGGCGTCGTCACGATGACACTTTCGCAAGCGCGCCAACAATCCTTTGTCGGCACGGATCTGGGCAGATTCCGAGCAATGCGAGCGGCGCTCGATCGTGCTGCTTCAACGACAAAGCCCGTAGTGGTCGGACCGGTACGCCTGCCAAGTGGCTACGATGGCTTCGAAATCTTTGTGCCGGTCACCTCCAATGTCGGGGGACGAAATGCGTTCTGGGGCTTCGTTGAGGCCGTCCTTGATGAAAAGGCGCTCTATCGGTCGGCACGCCTCAACGAGGAAAGCATGGAAATTCACGAGGCTGACGGCCGCGACCCTCGGCATGTGCCTATTCATCTCGCCATTCGCGACGTTTCGGTCAGCGACAACGTTCTGGAACCGTTTCTCGACGAAACGGGCGTGTTCCTGAACTCGCCGATCGTCCGGGAGCTCCCTTTGCCCGGTGGCGTGTGGGAATTGGCCGCGACTCCCGTCGCTGGCTGGGCGCAGGAACCGGTAGATAGCCGCGACATCATGCTTGCGACCATCGCCGCTGTCGTGATCGTTGTCGTACCTATTCTTCTTGCCGGTGGTCTCGTCAATGAGCGGCAGCGCAACATCGCCAAGCTGAAGGCGCGCGAAGGCGAGGTGATGGCCCTGTCCCATCGGCTCAACCTGGCTCTCGACGCTTCGAAGATCGGGATCTGGGAAATCGACATCGCCACGCAGGAACGGTCCTGGGATGACCGGATGTTCCACCTGCATGGGCTTGTCCGCACCGGCCGCGATCCCACCCATGCGGAATGGCGCGCGACGGTGCACCCTGATGACACCGCCGCTGCCTCCAACGCCTTGTTCCGCAGCCTGGACGAAGGGCTTGAACATCGCTCGCAGTACCGCGTCGTGATGGCGGATGGCTCCATCCGTCACGTCCGCCATGTGGGCTCGGCCCACGACGGGCCGGACGGCCGGGCGAAAATCACCGGCATAAGCTGGGACGTCACCGACGACGTGCTGATGACCGAGCAACTTAGGGCGGCCAAGGCGATCGCTGACATGAAGAATGCCGAGCTCGCGGATGCGAAGGATCGCATCGAGCACAATGCCCTGCATGATCCGCTGACGGGACTCGGCAATCGGCGGATGCTCGACAAGGCACTGGATCGGCTCTTCGCGGCGAGCGCCGTAAAGTCGGAGAGCATCGCCATCCTCCATATCGATCTCGATCGCTTCAAGCAGATCAACGACACGCTTGGACATGCCGCCGGCGACGCCATGCTTGTTCATGCTTCCGAGATCCTGCGGTCGAGCGTCTCGGCAGATGACATCGTCGCCCGCATCGGCGGAGACGAGTTCGTCGTCGTGATCTCCGGAGCGCCGGACGATACGGCCTTGGCCGCGCTATGCGACCAAATAATCGCACAGATGCGGCAACCGGTGGACTATGACGGCTTTCCTTGCCGCTTCGGCGTCAGCATCGGCGTTGCGGTGGCGCATCGTTCCACGGCGGACGCGCGCAAGCTGCTCGTCAATGCCGACATCGCCCTCTATCGAGCCAAGGAAAGTGGACGCAACCGCTACCAGTTCTTTACGCAGGCGTTGGAAGCCGAAGTGGTCACCAACAAGCGCATCGCCGATGAAATCCTGGAAGGGATCGAGCGCGACGAGTTCGTGCCGTGGTACCAGCCGCAGTTCGACGCCTCGACGCTGGCACTGTCCGGTGTCGAGGCGCTGATCCGTTGGCAGCACCCCCGCGAGGGAATCCTGACGCCGGACCGGTTCCTGAGCATTGCCGAAGAGCTGAACGTGACGGCGACGCTCGATCGGCTGGTTCTGCAAAAGGCTCTTGCCGACCGGATGCGCTGGGCCGCGGCCGGTCTCCAGGTACCGAAGATTTCCGTGAACGTCTCTGCCAAACGCCTGCAGGAAAAGGATCTGCTCGCCTCGCTCAAGGGACTGAGCATCGTGCCCGGGCAGATTTCGTTCGAACTGGTGGAGTCAATCTTCCTCGACGAAAGCGACGACGTCGTCACCGCCAATATCGACGGGATCAAGAAGCTCGGCATCGACATCGAGATCGATGACTTCGGCACCGGGCACACCTCGATCGTCAGCCTCTTGAGGATCAAGCCGAAGCGCTTGAAGATCGATCGCCAGCTGGTGGCGCCGGTGCTTGGCGCCCGAACCGAGCAGGCGCTCGTGCGCTCGATCATCGACATCGGCCGCTCGCTCGGCATCGAAACCGTTGCCGAAGGCGTGGAAACCATGGCGCATGCGGAAATGCTCGGCATCCTTGGTTGCGACCTTCTGCAGGGCTACGCCTTTTCCAAGCCGTTGAGCAGCGAAAGTTTCATCGCCTTCGCCATGGACCGC
Proteins encoded:
- a CDS encoding polysaccharide deacetylase family protein produces the protein MKQGIARVVRNRVRRVAIGGGLEIAQLLARSGLMTGARGSGAIFTLHHVRPRAPRAFDPNAHLEITPTFLEEAILTLKRDGYRFVALQDLPESLVLGDPRPVACFTLDDGYRNNLEYALPVFEQHGVPFTVFVSGGYVDRTHTLWWETLADMLSPVRDFRFDFGSGIEAMRAVSNAEKQAVFDRISAYVRGHDEEGAVGKLNELACAQGIDPLAITTRLTLDAAGLRCLLQNPLANLGAHTISHRALAPLSDAEAQREMSESAARVEAIAGRWPATFAYPYGDRHAVSERDCRLAERLGFTVAVTTQPATLSADTVSNLHTLPRISLNGHFQSRRHVTALASGIPFRLMAG
- the pdxH gene encoding pyridoxamine 5'-phosphate oxidase → MTANELITGDFTEANEPFSLFGTWLKDAEENEINDPNAVALATVDPDGLPNVRMVLLKGFDERGFVFYTNFESQKGREILSARKAAMCFHWKSLRRQVRIRGPVEIVSDEEADEYFRSRPRGSRIGAWASKQSRPLESRFALEKAVAEYTARHAIGEIPRPEYWSGFRICPTSIEFWHDRPFRLHDRVEFRRQTPEGGWAKVRMYP
- a CDS encoding RT0821/Lpp0805 family surface protein is translated as MQDIAKSIDGKKGFSFALLRSGMLCMTLLALPGCMGAGLDLFGGPSVDRVSTGTVPVAKTADGLSDAVAVRNAVSSADISQGGDSPIPWANARSGSAGVISAIQEDRASGMLCRRFTTTRHSFEGIAKFDGSACQLGNGEWYLTSFGPQD
- a CDS encoding DnaJ C-terminal domain-containing protein yields the protein MRDPYAILGVRRNAGQDEIKAAWRSVAKAVHPDHNQDDPLATQRFAEAGKAYELLRDPVLRSRYDRVRREAELRRMEAMKQKMRGPEPAEEPVDAETAEEAISRIFGVEPQAQPSPSKPKAAPQRPVDKGEAPADTRTEAVADSKREEASRLEATALRRSAAPAADLVAAIVRRIRGRIAKPAEKVPDLAVDVNVSIEQVVNRARLSVELPDGETVKLSIPPGTTDGQAIRLKEQGYRVTGMARGDVLATLRINQEGPFRTQGLDLVTTLPLDLEDAVLGCDTVLETPSGSVTVTVPAWSGSDKVIRIAGAGLRGADGEAGDLLVELRLMLREKPDDKVTDLMRSLRHGLYL
- the fabI gene encoding enoyl-ACP reductase FabI gives rise to the protein MAQASGLMNGKRGVIMGVANNRSIAWGIAKACSEAGAEIALTWQGDALKKRVEPLAQELGAFMAGHCDVTDLATIDAVFSTLEEKWGKIDFVVHAIAFSDKDELTGRYLETSRDNFARTMDISVYSFTAVAARAERIMNDGGSMLTLTYYGAEKVMPHYNVMGVAKAALEASVRYLAVDVGNRGIRVNAISAGPIKTLAASGIGDFRYILKWNEYNAPLKRTVSIEEVGNSALYLLSDLSSGVTGEVHHVDSGYHTVGMKAVDAPDISVLKD
- a CDS encoding histidine phosphatase family protein translates to MLVYMVRHGQTDWNAESRLQGQKDIPLNETGRRQATGNGLALAEILGREANNFDFVASPLGRTRETMERLRHAMGLDPLSYRTDDRLKEVSFGDWEGYTLPELKRQVPQRIAERRVAKWDFIPPGQDAESYEILSWRVGAWLKGVMRPTVCVTHGGVIRVLFKLLGEMSADEAAASAIPQDRLLKIADGSIGWV
- a CDS encoding DUF1344 domain-containing protein, producing MRFVIAALMATAGLLSPLSAHAESADVEAVITSVDTERLSLSLDDGKSYQAPEEFNFEGLEAGVKVLVFYTEIDGKRVINDLEIVQ
- a CDS encoding bifunctional diguanylate cyclase/phosphodiesterase; the protein is MSIIVALCRRVRAIADFAKPSFIPALIAGAVVFIGGNIYERQHRENFRKDLKVDVENELSLIAGRFRGVFKTNIAALNGLANAIAVQPAMTEGDFSKLASKLLLQNPQLIRVSAAPAGVVTMTLSQARQQSFVGTDLGRFRAMRAALDRAASTTKPVVVGPVRLPSGYDGFEIFVPVTSNVGGRNAFWGFVEAVLDEKALYRSARLNEESMEIHEADGRDPRHVPIHLAIRDVSVSDNVLEPFLDETGVFLNSPIVRELPLPGGVWELAATPVAGWAQEPVDSRDIMLATIAAVVIVVVPILLAGGLVNERQRNIAKLKAREGEVMALSHRLNLALDASKIGIWEIDIATQERSWDDRMFHLHGLVRTGRDPTHAEWRATVHPDDTAAASNALFRSLDEGLEHRSQYRVVMADGSIRHVRHVGSAHDGPDGRAKITGISWDVTDDVLMTEQLRAAKAIADMKNAELADAKDRIEHNALHDPLTGLGNRRMLDKALDRLFAASAVKSESIAILHIDLDRFKQINDTLGHAAGDAMLVHASEILRSSVSADDIVARIGGDEFVVVISGAPDDTALAALCDQIIAQMRQPVDYDGFPCRFGVSIGVAVAHRSTADARKLLVNADIALYRAKESGRNRYQFFTQALEAEVVTNKRIADEILEGIERDEFVPWYQPQFDASTLALSGVEALIRWQHPREGILTPDRFLSIAEELNVTATLDRLVLQKALADRMRWAAAGLQVPKISVNVSAKRLQEKDLLASLKGLSIVPGQISFELVESIFLDESDDVVTANIDGIKKLGIDIEIDDFGTGHTSIVSLLRIKPKRLKIDRQLVAPVLGARTEQALVRSIIDIGRSLGIETVAEGVETMAHAEMLGILGCDLLQGYAFSKPLSSESFIAFAMDRGFRLAS